DNA from Coffea arabica cultivar ET-39 chromosome 10c, Coffea Arabica ET-39 HiFi, whole genome shotgun sequence:
GGCAAAACTTATCGCTTCTTTGATCAATTGGAGGCACTTGAGACTAATCCCTCAATGCAATTGCCTCAACCTCCAACAAGGCCTCAGCCTCCAACGCCGGCCGCTGCGGCAATGGCCGTGCCAATGCACGCAGCTTCAAATCCTCCGATCTCGTCACATGGCACTGTTTCATCGGCTCCGCTCTCACCAAATCCAGTAAGTTTTGCTCAAAACTTTCTGCCCCAAAATGTTACTAGCAATGCTATTCCCACCATCCCTTCACTGCCACCTTCTCAATCACAACACTTGCATCCGCCGCCGCCAACGACGAACGCTGCAAatcatcctcctcctcctcctcatcatcatcatcatcatccgaGCAACACTACTTTTCCTCATCATCCCAGTTTATCGACGAGTATGTTGTCCaattcttcatcttcatctacTTCGTCCGACGAGGACATCGGAAGGCGGCATTTGaggaaaaggaaatggaagGATTTTTTCGAGAGACTAATGAAGAATGTGATCGACAAGCAAGAGGAGTTGCAGAAGAAGTTTTTGGACACGCTAGAGAAACGGGAGCGCGACCGGATGATAAGAGAAGAAGCGTGGAGAGTTCAAGAGATGGCTAGAATTAATCGAGAACACGATCTTTTAGTCCAAGAAAGATCCATGGCGGCCGCGAAAGATGCAGCAGTCATTGCATTCTTGCAAAAGATCACTGAACAGCAAAACCCCAACAATCCTAATTCTACTCCAATTCAGCTTCCAGCGCAACTCCAATTGCCAGAAACAACTCGAATCCCGCCGGCTCCGCCGCCTACGGTTCCTCCGTCGATGTCGGTATCAGTCCCACAAGCAACGCCTGTAACACCAATTCCACCACCTGCTGCTACTGCTGCAGTTGCACCACAACCGCCCATACAAGCAACAATGGGGGCCGCGCCAACGAGGAATCTGGAAAGCAGTCCTAATAAAACGGATAACGGGATTCAGAATTTCATGCAACCGAGCTCTTCTCGCTGGCCTAAGGCTGAAGTTCAAGCTTTGATTCGTATGCGAACCAATCTTGACGTCAAGTATCAAGAAAACGGACCCAAGGGACCACTCTGGGAGGAAATATCATCAGGAATGCGTAAACTGGGGTACAACAGAAATGCCAAGAGATGCAAGgagaagtgggaaaacatcaacAAATACTTCAAGAAAGTCAAGGAGAGCAACAAGAAAAGACCCGAGGATTCAAAAACGTGTCCATATTTCCACCAGCTCGATGCTTTATACAGAGAAAAAGCGAAAGGGGAAACGACTTCATTTGCCTCTGGATACCAAAATGTTAAACCCGAGAATCCCATGGTGCCAATCATGGCTAGACCAGAACAACAGTGGCCGTTACAACAGGATCaacaacagcagcagcagcaacaacaacAGCAGCAGCAGGATTCTGCAATGGAGGATCACGGGAGCGATAACATGGATGAAAATGACCATGACGAAGATGATGGGGACGAAGATGAGGACGAAGATGAAGGAGCAGGATACGAGATAGTGACAAACAAGCAGGCTTCGTCTGTGGCGACCACAGTCGAGTAGCGAATGAGGCCATGGAGGAAGAGGAAAGAGGCCGaggtggtaaaaaaaaaaaaaaagaaaggggacaACAGGACTGAGGAGTTTGGGAGGTGGGACAGATTTGCAGGAAGATGCCAGAAGAACGAAGGAATCAGTGGGTCAGAAAAACGGTAGGCATGAAATTGTTGCTGCAGAGATGATGGGTGGCTTGTTGGCTGGCTGGTGGTGAAAATAGTaaagataaaaaagaaagtGGAAATACATATGGGAAAAAAAGAGGATGgtgttttacttttttttttttttttggtttaaatttactttttttttttttaaatttgtttcttttttttttttactttctttggGGGGGTTTTTTTTTGAGGGGGGGGGGTTTGGTGTTGTAAGGGTACAGTGGTTAGCTTGGTATAagtttaatttttataatttatttattgttttgagaaaataagtaaattcatagagatagagagagagagagagagagagagagagagaggagttTCAATTAATAAACACAGACAAGGATAGTGGCTgtatttaaaattttcattctGTTAATGGGGGTGTAATGTGACAAAATGGTTAATTAGTGTTTTTGTCTTTTGATGAGCATACTTTGTTGGGTACTTTTAGTGATTCTTTGCTTCATTAAAATAGTCTTTGATACTGAAGGAAAGCACTGGTTTTCATGTGGCCATGGGTGTTTATATTATGTCACTGAATTTCTCAAGTCAAGTGCTCAATTATTAACTTATTGAAGTAGTGTGCTTAAACGCTAATATATATCTAAGATCCATatggctttttcttttctttatgcATATTTATGATCCAAATGTCAAATCTAGAGGTTTATGCCTTTCCAAATTCCAAGAAAGTTTTTAAAATCGAAATCTTCGAGCTAGTCTAATGATGTAGAAACTTAAGGCCATGCTTGGATTGCTTATTTTTGTcagaaaatattgtcgtttttcgtgatcacatttccctatcacatttttccctcacatatatcaaatcgctacagtaatttttccatgaaaaatgacggaaaatgcaatccaaatacAACCTAATATTTTAGGTaagtttttcaataaaatatcCCAAATTGTTAACAAAATTATACTAGTTTAAAATGTACTCTAAAAacaaaatatagtttttaattatgtgactgATTTTAGTACGTGTTGGTTAATTGGTTGGATTTAATTAGACCGGTGCAGTTTTCCCATCCGACTTTCCAATTGGTTGATAATATCCCATCCCATCTGCTTAATTATTATGACAAACAAGTTTTTCATGAGACTggaatgatgattcattcaAGTTCGTCATTCCAAAAACAGTGCGGGAAGCCTCGTTTTCAGTTGTCTCACTTTTCTTGTATAAAGTACTTGTTAACTAGTGCTTAAGGCACCTTTTAATCTGAGTTTAAAAGGGCTTAATTATAATTAGTAGAAGAAAGGTTTAAGCTAGCCCCCCCATGACAAAAAGGGCCCCCACACACAATTAAGAAGATTCCAACATGACACATGATCCCTTCTAGCAGAGGGTCACCATTCTACACAAGGCAAAGTGTGAGAGAGATGCCTTCTTTTTCTATCCAACTTCAAATCATTCTTTTGGGAATTATGTAATTatatggagtttttttttttttttaaaaatttttgatcGGTTGACTTTAATTAGAGAACCAAAATGTTGATCAAGTAATCATCACGGATGGTGCAGAATGAAATCAGGAGGACATGAATTTTCACTTGTCTAGTTCTTCATGATGCTTTCCATTATTTTTCTTGCCTGATATAACCAATGGAGAGAATTGTCAAGGACAAACAGAAACAAACCCCACATCCCCACCCCAACTTTCTTGCACTTCCCCCCTACTTGTTGCCTTGTTGGGGTAAGGTCTATTTTTATGTCTGTATTAGTTTGATgttactgttttttttttttttttcaattttttctaggTGATTAGTACGAAGTCCTAAAAAACCAAAATCATGTagtcaagaaattaagagaaaatTAAATCACTTGGCTTAAAGTTAGTATATATagtatctttttattttttaattttttgcaatGGTGGTCATCTTTCCTTTAGGCTAaaagtgaaaaaaggaaaaaaaaataaattttcaaacacATTAGAATAGCTTTTCACTTGAAAGAAATAAGAATAAGATCCATGTCTATAAGGTTAtgctttcatcttcttcttctttttttttttttttgggaaaagggTCAATAAATAAAGTGTTGGTGTCTTCCCCTTGCACTTCTCTAATAAGGGTTGCTAGTGTCCATTTTGCACATCCCAAGttgtttttttaaagttttcttGAACAATAAAACTTCGGAAAACACCTCCTCCTCTAGGGTCCCCGgacgcctttttttttttttttaaaaaaaaaaacgtacgGCAGCCTTCAACTTTGAAATGTTGTGCagtaaaatccaaacaaaaacgTCTCAAAAGAGTTTTTTGGCTTGAaatttaccccaaaaaaaaaaaaaagaaaagaaagaaggaaagatgAGTACTATTATTATTTGGCCTTTTGGCAAATTAATTAGTATTCAATTTCACTTTCAAGAACAATACCCCAAATCTGAACCCATATAAATTATTTGACTTGTGATTGCACATAATTACTCCCCACCCAAATTATTGAAAGACTTGGGAAATTATTACCATCCAAAAGTGGGACCAAAAATTGAGTGGTGAAGAAATATATTATTTAGTATCTGGACAGCATTAGATATTCTGTTCTGTTATTGATGAACAGTGGAGTATATGACATGCAGGCTCCCGTTGCTGTCAAC
Protein-coding regions in this window:
- the LOC113713731 gene encoding trihelix transcription factor GT-2-like isoform X1, coding for MMLGTSSSSAGGLIGGNSAEAGAAGTTGAAAAIEAGAAPHDSGGSGEVGGGTGGAIPSGFSEDEKARIEEGERAAGGNRWPRQETLALLKIRSEMDVAFRDSSLKGPLWEEVSRKMAELGYQRSSKKCKEKFENVFKYHKRTKEGRASKADGKTYRFFDQLEALETNPSMQLPQPPTRPQPPTPAAAAMAVPMHAASNPPISSHGTVSSAPLSPNPVSFAQNFLPQNVTSNAIPTIPSLPPSQSQHLHPPPPTTNAANHPPPPPHHHHHHPSNTTFPHHPSLSTSMLSNSSSSSTSSDEDIGRRHLRKRKWKDFFERLMKNVIDKQEELQKKFLDTLEKRERDRMIREEAWRVQEMARINREHDLLVQERSMAAAKDAAVIAFLQKITEQQNPNNPNSTPIQLPAQLQLPETTRIPPAPPPTVPPSMSVSVPQATPVTPIPPPAATAAVAPQPPIQATMGAAPTRNLESSPNKTDNGIQNFMQPSSSRWPKAEVQALIRMRTNLDVKYQENGPKGPLWEEISSGMRKLGYNRNAKRCKEKWENINKYFKKVKESNKKRPEDSKTCPYFHQLDALYREKAKGETTSFASGYQNVKPENPMVPIMARPEQQWPLQQDQQQQQQQQQQQQQDSAMEDHGSDNMDENDHDEDDGDEDEDEDEGAGYEIVTNKQASSVATTVE
- the LOC113713731 gene encoding trihelix transcription factor DF1-like isoform X2, encoding MNSFPMTKMKMAELGYQRSSKKCKEKFENVFKYHKRTKEGRASKADGKTYRFFDQLEALETNPSMQLPQPPTRPQPPTPAAAAMAVPMHAASNPPISSHGTVSSAPLSPNPVSFAQNFLPQNVTSNAIPTIPSLPPSQSQHLHPPPPTTNAANHPPPPPHHHHHHPSNTTFPHHPSLSTSMLSNSSSSSTSSDEDIGRRHLRKRKWKDFFERLMKNVIDKQEELQKKFLDTLEKRERDRMIREEAWRVQEMARINREHDLLVQERSMAAAKDAAVIAFLQKITEQQNPNNPNSTPIQLPAQLQLPETTRIPPAPPPTVPPSMSVSVPQATPVTPIPPPAATAAVAPQPPIQATMGAAPTRNLESSPNKTDNGIQNFMQPSSSRWPKAEVQALIRMRTNLDVKYQENGPKGPLWEEISSGMRKLGYNRNAKRCKEKWENINKYFKKVKESNKKRPEDSKTCPYFHQLDALYREKAKGETTSFASGYQNVKPENPMVPIMARPEQQWPLQQDQQQQQQQQQQQQQDSAMEDHGSDNMDENDHDEDDGDEDEDEDEGAGYEIVTNKQASSVATTVE